Proteins from a genomic interval of Arvicola amphibius chromosome 14, mArvAmp1.2, whole genome shotgun sequence:
- the LOC119800626 gene encoding small proline-rich protein 2D-like yields the protein MSYQQQQCKQPCQPPPVCPPTKCPEPCPPPKCPEPCPPPKCPEPCPPPQCPETCPPQPCQQKCPPVQSPSPCQQKSPPKSK from the coding sequence ATGTCTTACCAACAGCAGCAGTGCAAGCAGCCCTGCCAGCCTCCTCCTGTGTGCCCACCCACAAAGTGCCCAGAGCCTTGTCCTCCTCCAAAGTGCCCAGAGCCTTGTCCTCCCCCGAAGTGCCCAGAGCCTTGTCCTCCTCCACAGTGCCCAGAGACATGCCCCCCTCAACCATGCCAGCAGAAATGCCCTCCTGTGCAATCTCCTTCACCCTGCCAGCAGAAGAGCCCACCCAAGAGCAAGTGA
- the LOC119800617 gene encoding small proline-rich protein 2E-like: MSYQQQQCKQPCQPPPVCPPTKCPEPCPPPKCPEPCPPPKYPEPCPPQPCQQKCPPVQPPLPCEQKCPPKSK; encoded by the exons ATGTCTTACCAACAGCAGCAGTGCAAGCAGCCCTGCCAGCCTCCTCCTGTGTGCCCACCCACAAAGTGCCCAGAGCCTTGTCCTCCCCCAAAGTGCCCAGAGCCTTGTCCCCCCCCCAAA TACCCAGAGCCATGCCCTCCTCAGCCATGCCAGCAGAAATGTCCTCCTGTGCAACCTCCTCTGCCCTGCGAGCAGAAGTGCCCACCGAAGAGCAAGTGA